A genomic segment from Saimiri boliviensis isolate mSaiBol1 chromosome 14, mSaiBol1.pri, whole genome shotgun sequence encodes:
- the LYPD5 gene encoding ly6/PLAUR domain-containing protein 5 isoform X2: protein MKLPIVSCPHECFEAILSLDTGYRAPVTLVQKGCWTGPPTGRMQSNQDALPPDYSVVRGCTTDMCNAHLMTHDALPNLSQAPDPPTLSGTECYACIGIHQNDCAIGRSRRVQCHQDQTSCFQGNGRMTVGNFSVPVYIRTCHRPSCTTMGTTSPWTTIDLQGSCCEGHLCNTESVIQPFNSASATTPPRALQVLALLLPILLLVRLSA from the exons ATGAAGCTGCCCATCGTCTCTTGTCCCCATGAGTGCTTTGAGGCCATCCTGTCTCTGGATACTG gGTATCGCGCGCCGGTGACCCTGGTGCAGAAGGGCTGCTGGACGGGGCCGCCTACCGGCCGGATGCAATCCAACCAGGACGCGCTGCCGCCCGACTACTCGGTGGTGCGCGGCTGCACCACGGACATGTGCAACGCTCACCTCATGACGCACGACGCCCTCCCCAACCTGAGCCAAG CGCCCGACCCACCGACGCTCAGCGGCACCGAGTGTTACGCCTGTATCGGGATCCACCAGAACGACTGCGCTATCGGCAGGTCGCGACGGGTCCAGTGTCACCAAGACCAGACCTCCTGCTTCCAGGGCAATGGCAGAATGACAGTCG GCAATTTCTCAGTCCCTGTGTACATCAGAACCTGCCACCGGCCCTCCTGCACCACCATGGGCACCACCAGCCCCTGGACAACCATCGACCTCCAGGGCTCCTGCTGTGAGGGGCACCTCTGCAACACGGAATCGGTGATCCAGCCCTTCAACAGTGCCTCAGCCACCACCCCTCCCCGAGCCCTCCAGGTCCTGGCCCTGCTCCTTCCAATCCTCCTGCTGGTGAGGCTCTCAGCATAG
- the LYPD5 gene encoding ly6/PLAUR domain-containing protein 5 isoform X1 — MGVPRVILFCLFGTTLCLTGSQALQCYSFEHTYFGPFDLRAMKLPIVSCPHECFEAILSLDTGYRAPVTLVQKGCWTGPPTGRMQSNQDALPPDYSVVRGCTTDMCNAHLMTHDALPNLSQAPDPPTLSGTECYACIGIHQNDCAIGRSRRVQCHQDQTSCFQGNGRMTVGNFSVPVYIRTCHRPSCTTMGTTSPWTTIDLQGSCCEGHLCNTESVIQPFNSASATTPPRALQVLALLLPILLLVRLSA; from the exons ATGGGGGTTCCCAGAGTCATTCTCTTCTGCCTCTTTGGGACTACGCTCTGCCTGACAG GGTCCCAAGCCCTGCAGTGCTACAGCTTTGAGCACACCTATTTCGGCCCCTTTGACCTCAGGGCCATGAAGCTGCCCATCGTCTCTTGTCCCCATGAGTGCTTTGAGGCCATCCTGTCTCTGGATACTG gGTATCGCGCGCCGGTGACCCTGGTGCAGAAGGGCTGCTGGACGGGGCCGCCTACCGGCCGGATGCAATCCAACCAGGACGCGCTGCCGCCCGACTACTCGGTGGTGCGCGGCTGCACCACGGACATGTGCAACGCTCACCTCATGACGCACGACGCCCTCCCCAACCTGAGCCAAG CGCCCGACCCACCGACGCTCAGCGGCACCGAGTGTTACGCCTGTATCGGGATCCACCAGAACGACTGCGCTATCGGCAGGTCGCGACGGGTCCAGTGTCACCAAGACCAGACCTCCTGCTTCCAGGGCAATGGCAGAATGACAGTCG GCAATTTCTCAGTCCCTGTGTACATCAGAACCTGCCACCGGCCCTCCTGCACCACCATGGGCACCACCAGCCCCTGGACAACCATCGACCTCCAGGGCTCCTGCTGTGAGGGGCACCTCTGCAACACGGAATCGGTGATCCAGCCCTTCAACAGTGCCTCAGCCACCACCCCTCCCCGAGCCCTCCAGGTCCTGGCCCTGCTCCTTCCAATCCTCCTGCTGGTGAGGCTCTCAGCATAG